The DNA sequence CTTCCGACACGAGATCTTTTATTACCTTGAGCACATCATCAATCATTTCCGGGTCAAGAGAGGATGTCGGTTCATCAAAGAGCATCGCTTCAGGTCTCATAGCAAGGGCACGGGCAATAGCAACCCGCTGTTGTTCTCCACCCGATAATTGTTCAGGATAATTCTGAGCTTTTTCCTCTAAGTTTACTTTTCGGAGCAAAGAAATAGCATTTGACTCAGCTTCAGCCCGACCAATACCTAATACATGGATTGGAGATTCAGTAATATTTTGAAGAACTGTCATATGGGGAAAGAGATTGAACTGCTGAAATACCATTCCCACCTTCTTGCGTATATTTCTTAAAGCAAGTTCTTCTTGTGCCTTATGGTAACCTGATTCATTAACACCATACCGTGTTTGGCTATCAATAGAAATCCACCCTCCATCAAAGGGCTCCAATCCATTTATACACCGTAAGAGCGTACTCTTGCCACTTCCCGATGGTCCAATAATAGTAACAACGCTTCTTTTTGCTATGTCTACACTCAACCCTTTGAACAGAGGCTGATGATTATAGTGTTTAAATAAATTCTGAATTTTAATCATGCGATTTTACTATCCGTTTGATTTAAAAATATCCGCAGATTCCGTAAATTATACAGATTCTTATTTACCTTCCTAACTTTTTATCGACTTGACGATGATCGTGTTAGTTTTTTTTCCAATTTTCTTGCATACAAGGAAAGAGGATAACTCATACCAAAATAAAGGAGGGCTGTGATAATCCCCAAGGTGAAAAAATTCATTGATGAAGCAGCTAACATACTATAACTCTTTGTGAGTTCTACTATAGCAATAACTGAAACTAAAGACGAGTCCTTAAATAAAGCAACAAAATCATTCGTCATCGGTGGTATCGTGATACGGAATGCTTGTGGTAAGATAATTCTCCTTAAGGTCAAACGCATTGACATGCCCAGAGATAAAGCCGCCTCTGTTTGCCCCTTAGGAATAGATTGTATACCTGCACGATAAATTTCAGCCTCATATGCAGCGTAGTTCATACCTAATCCAAGAATAGCAGCAGCAAGTGCGCTTAAGGTAATACCGATGTTAGGTAAACCATAATATAAGATATAGAGTTGAATA is a window from the Candidatus Jettenia sp. genome containing:
- a CDS encoding amino acid ABC transporter ATP-binding protein, whose amino-acid sequence is MIKIQNLFKHYNHQPLFKGLSVDIAKRSVVTIIGPSGSGKSTLLRCINGLEPFDGGWISIDSQTRYGVNESGYHKAQEELALRNIRKKVGMVFQQFNLFPHMTVLQNITESPIHVLGIGRAEAESNAISLLRKVNLEEKAQNYPEQLSGGEQQRVAIARALAMRPEAMLFDEPTSSLDPEMIDDVLKVIKDLVSEGMTTVIATHEMSFARDVSTHVIFIEKGDIVEQGGPQDIFYTPRNDRTKAFLSRFMK